In the Tautonia plasticadhaerens genome, one interval contains:
- a CDS encoding tyrosine-type recombinase/integrase: MSDSTEIVLHPGHDRAPARRRRADDPAGPPPAIVAAAGPGAEFAWDEFFKGQLANAYTRRNYAHAVRHFLAWCDRPDRQIPLVRITPGHVGDYLAGLQLATPTKKLRLAALRKFFDLLVVRHVVILNPAASVRAERYSTVEGKTPEIGTAQARNLLKSIEASDVVGIRDRAIIAVLIYTAARAGAVAKLTLKSLRHDGTQYSLRFAEKGGKARESPVRHDLERLLLAYIEAAGITEGPLFRPAFRRTKKLTARAMSGIDICRMMKRRLKAAGLPGQFSPHSFRVATVTDLLEQNVPLEDVQHLAGHADPRTTRLYDRRRRKVTRNIVERISI, translated from the coding sequence ATGAGCGATTCGACCGAGATTGTTCTGCACCCGGGACACGACCGGGCGCCCGCCCGACGCCGCCGGGCCGACGACCCGGCCGGGCCGCCGCCGGCGATCGTCGCCGCCGCGGGCCCCGGGGCCGAGTTCGCCTGGGACGAGTTCTTCAAGGGCCAGCTCGCCAACGCCTACACCCGCCGCAACTACGCCCACGCCGTGCGCCACTTCCTCGCCTGGTGCGATCGACCCGACCGGCAGATCCCGCTGGTCCGGATCACCCCCGGCCACGTCGGCGACTACCTGGCCGGCCTCCAGCTGGCGACCCCGACCAAGAAGCTCCGCCTCGCGGCGTTGAGGAAGTTCTTCGACCTGCTGGTCGTCCGCCACGTCGTCATCCTCAACCCGGCCGCCAGCGTCCGGGCCGAGCGGTACTCGACCGTCGAGGGCAAGACACCCGAGATCGGCACCGCCCAGGCTCGCAACCTTCTCAAGTCGATTGAGGCCTCGGACGTCGTCGGCATCCGCGACCGGGCCATCATCGCCGTGCTGATCTACACCGCCGCCCGGGCCGGCGCCGTGGCCAAGTTGACCCTGAAGAGCCTGCGCCATGACGGCACGCAGTATTCCTTGCGGTTCGCCGAGAAGGGCGGCAAGGCGCGGGAGAGCCCCGTGCGGCACGACCTGGAGCGTCTCCTGCTGGCCTACATCGAGGCCGCCGGGATCACCGAAGGGCCCCTCTTCCGGCCTGCGTTCCGCCGGACGAAGAAGCTGACCGCCAGGGCGATGAGCGGCATCGACATCTGCCGGATGATGAAGCGCCGACTCAAGGCCGCGGGGCTGCCGGGGCAGTTCTCGCCCCACTCCTTCCGCGTGGCGACGGTCACGGACCTGCTGGAGCAGAACGTGCCGCTGGAGGACGTGCAGCACCTGGCCGGCCACGCCGACCCGCGGACCACCCGGCTGTATGACCGCCGGCGGCGGAAGGTGACGCGGAACATCGTGGAGCGGATCTCGATCTGA